The proteins below are encoded in one region of Parvicella tangerina:
- a CDS encoding TIGR01777 family oxidoreductase translates to MRKIIIAGGTGFIGKELEQHFQSKGDHVVILTRNPKKDNEIYWNGRDIGKWADVIEGSDILINMSGRSVDCRYTAANKKAIMNSRINSTAALQKVVKFCSNPPSIWLNSSTATIYADSHTHQNTEENGIIGNDFSMGVAKAWEAEFFKSPTPFTRKVAMRTSLVLGDSGGVYPVLKKLARFGLGGRAGNGKQKFAHIRIEELLRVVDFIIENETISGPVNCTSTADIDNETFMGSLRKEMGIRCYINQPEWMIRLGAIIIRTEPELILKSRYVYPEKLVRAGFKFNTLSYA, encoded by the coding sequence ATGAGGAAAATTATAATAGCAGGCGGAACGGGTTTCATCGGAAAAGAATTAGAACAACATTTTCAATCAAAAGGAGATCATGTAGTTATTCTAACGAGAAACCCTAAAAAAGATAATGAAATTTATTGGAATGGCCGAGATATTGGAAAATGGGCGGATGTGATTGAGGGGAGTGATATCCTTATCAACATGAGTGGAAGAAGTGTCGATTGCAGATACACTGCAGCTAACAAAAAAGCGATAATGAATTCTCGGATCAATAGCACAGCTGCCCTCCAAAAAGTCGTGAAATTCTGTTCAAATCCTCCTTCAATTTGGCTCAACTCAAGTACCGCCACCATATACGCTGATTCACACACCCACCAGAATACGGAGGAAAATGGAATTATTGGAAATGACTTTTCCATGGGGGTAGCCAAAGCTTGGGAAGCTGAATTCTTTAAGTCCCCTACTCCATTTACTAGAAAAGTGGCAATGCGCACCTCATTAGTGCTTGGTGATAGTGGCGGTGTATATCCAGTCCTTAAAAAGCTGGCCAGATTCGGTTTAGGAGGAAGAGCTGGAAACGGAAAGCAAAAGTTCGCTCATATTCGTATTGAAGAACTTCTTCGAGTAGTGGATTTTATTATAGAAAATGAAACAATTTCAGGCCCTGTAAACTGTACTTCTACTGCTGACATCGACAACGAAACATTCATGGGCTCTCTCCGAAAGGAAATGGGAATTCGTTGCTACATCAATCAACCCGAATGGATGATCAGACTAGGAGCCATCATTATTAGAACAGAACCCGAATTAATTCTGAAAAGCAGATATGTCTATCCAGAGAAGTTGGTTCGAGCGGGGTTTAAATTTAACACTTTGTCGTATGCCTAA
- a CDS encoding FdhF/YdeP family oxidoreductase: MSKRKVRIVPPENFSENFKLITPKEKAVGLPAITSAMHHLAEEMGLLKGLKVISKMNQKGGFDCPGCAWPDPDDHRSSLGEYCENGAKALAEEATTKRVDPEFFKKYSVEEMSEWDDYTIGKSGRITHPMILRSGKSHYEPISWEDAFKHIADKLKALNNPDEAVFYTSGRTANETAFLYQLFAKQFGTNNLPDCSNMCHESSGSGLSETVGIGKGSVTLEDLHKADVIIVMGQNPGTNHPRMLSALEKCKKNGGKIVQVNPIPEAGTNAFIDPQSPISILKGGTQLSDLFLQVKINGDIAILKATMKLLLEKEKEQPGKVFDQEFIRTYAAGYDELIADLEKQDLTTLIAQSGVEKSQIETLVNYLVPTQKIIICWAMGLTQHENGVENIREVVNLLLLKGAIGIEGAGTCPVRGHSNVQGDRTMGIYEKPPTSLLDAIDKNFGITSPREHGYDVVDAIKAMNNNKVKVFMAMGGNFISATPDSQLTGEAIQNCDLTVQVSTKLNRAHLVTGKEALILPCIARSEQDIQSEGPQFVSMENSMGIVHSSQGTATPASEHLLSEVAIVCGIANATFGNSPINWEKYEQNYDFIRDEIERTIPGFDNYNQRVRIKKGFYLPNGARERKFNTKNGKANFTVNNVPNHQIDDKHFIMMTIRTHDQYNTTIYGMDDRYRGILNERRVILMNPDDMKATGLKKFDIVDLHSKYAGDVRKAINFKVIPFNIAKGCTATYFPEANVLVPIDSVAKISNTPASKFIVIEIIKK, encoded by the coding sequence ATGAGTAAAAGAAAGGTTAGAATCGTTCCACCAGAGAATTTTAGCGAGAATTTCAAGTTGATTACTCCTAAAGAAAAAGCTGTCGGTTTGCCAGCTATAACTTCAGCGATGCATCACTTAGCTGAAGAAATGGGACTTCTTAAAGGACTGAAAGTAATCAGTAAAATGAACCAAAAAGGAGGCTTCGACTGTCCTGGATGCGCTTGGCCAGACCCAGATGACCACCGTTCTTCATTGGGTGAATATTGTGAAAATGGAGCAAAAGCACTTGCCGAGGAAGCTACCACAAAAAGAGTGGACCCAGAATTCTTTAAGAAGTACTCAGTTGAGGAAATGTCTGAATGGGATGATTATACAATCGGGAAATCAGGTAGAATTACCCATCCAATGATATTGAGATCTGGGAAAAGTCATTACGAGCCAATCAGCTGGGAGGACGCATTCAAACACATTGCTGATAAGTTAAAAGCATTAAATAATCCAGATGAGGCGGTTTTCTACACTTCTGGAAGAACAGCCAACGAAACAGCATTCCTGTATCAACTCTTTGCTAAACAATTTGGAACAAACAACCTTCCGGACTGTAGTAATATGTGTCATGAGTCGAGCGGTAGTGGGTTATCTGAAACTGTTGGAATTGGCAAAGGATCTGTTACCTTGGAAGACCTGCATAAAGCGGATGTGATTATCGTAATGGGACAAAACCCAGGAACGAATCATCCAAGAATGTTGTCAGCACTGGAAAAATGCAAGAAAAATGGAGGAAAAATTGTTCAAGTGAACCCAATTCCAGAAGCCGGAACAAATGCATTCATTGATCCTCAGAGTCCCATTTCTATTCTAAAAGGAGGTACACAACTCAGTGACTTATTCCTTCAGGTAAAAATCAATGGAGACATCGCCATCCTCAAGGCTACGATGAAACTGCTTCTTGAGAAAGAAAAAGAACAACCCGGAAAAGTCTTCGACCAAGAATTCATAAGAACATACGCAGCTGGATATGATGAATTGATTGCTGATCTGGAAAAACAGGATCTAACGACCTTAATTGCGCAATCAGGAGTTGAAAAATCGCAAATAGAGACGTTGGTAAATTATCTGGTACCCACTCAAAAGATTATCATTTGCTGGGCTATGGGATTAACGCAGCACGAAAATGGCGTAGAGAATATCCGTGAGGTGGTTAATTTGCTACTGTTAAAAGGGGCTATAGGCATTGAAGGAGCAGGGACCTGTCCAGTTCGAGGACACAGTAATGTTCAGGGAGATCGCACCATGGGAATTTATGAAAAACCTCCAACAAGTCTGTTAGATGCTATTGATAAGAATTTTGGTATCACATCACCAAGAGAGCATGGGTACGATGTGGTAGATGCCATCAAAGCAATGAATAACAATAAAGTAAAAGTCTTTATGGCAATGGGAGGTAATTTTATTTCTGCAACACCCGATAGTCAACTAACGGGCGAAGCTATTCAAAACTGTGACCTGACCGTTCAAGTTTCCACAAAACTCAACCGAGCCCACCTGGTTACGGGGAAAGAAGCCCTAATTTTACCCTGTATTGCGAGATCTGAACAAGATATTCAATCTGAAGGACCTCAGTTTGTTAGCATGGAAAACTCTATGGGAATCGTTCATTCTAGTCAGGGAACAGCAACTCCAGCAAGTGAACATTTACTAAGTGAAGTAGCGATCGTTTGCGGAATAGCAAATGCAACATTTGGTAATTCTCCAATCAATTGGGAGAAATATGAGCAGAACTATGATTTTATAAGAGATGAGATAGAACGAACCATCCCAGGTTTTGATAACTACAACCAACGAGTGAGGATTAAAAAAGGATTTTATCTTCCAAATGGTGCACGTGAAAGAAAATTTAACACAAAAAATGGAAAAGCTAACTTCACTGTAAATAACGTACCAAACCATCAAATTGATGATAAGCATTTTATCATGATGACAATCAGAACTCACGATCAATACAACACCACTATCTATGGTATGGATGATAGATATCGTGGGATACTCAATGAACGAAGGGTGATTTTGATGAATCCAGACGACATGAAAGCAACTGGCTTAAAAAAGTTCGATATTGTTGATCTCCATAGTAAATATGCTGGAGATGTGAGAAAAGCAATTAATTTCAAAGTGATTCCATTCAACATCGCGAAAGGCTGCACAGCCACTTATTTCCCTGAAGCTAATGTACTTGTACCCATTGATAGTGTGGCTAAAATCAGCAACACACCCGCCTCAAAATTTATCGTCATTGAAATCATTAAGAAATAA
- a CDS encoding poly(ethylene terephthalate) hydrolase family protein yields the protein MKLIFQTLLFLGFNCALFGQHAIGHYQVTFQDPDRGNRDIQTEIYYPATTAGDNTPAASGQFPVIVFGHGFVMAWDAYENLWTEFVPRGYIMVFPRTEGNAFSTDHQEFGWDLQFLVTELQNEGMNSSSPINGVVHPNTALMGHSMGGGASFLAADSLCTNGNTNLKTLVGLAPAESTTNGVSSILSAREVTVPSVILSGSSDGVTPPTDHHIPMYDSLASDCKTFVSITGGAHCYFANSNFNCDFGEATSSSGISISRADQHSVTFDFVNNWLDYTLKDDCAAFQAFQDSVQMSPRITSNQSCITNPTSSISEANGVLTSSVSGLSYQWYLDGSVISGANSISYTPSTAGDYTVEVTFADGCPTTSAPYTFTPSSSGIQENQHKLSFYPNPTKGLIQIGETLEKVKIYNAQGMHITTIYNSNQLDFSDYPAGIYLILVEDMYYKVIKE from the coding sequence ATGAAACTAATTTTTCAAACCCTACTCTTTTTAGGATTCAACTGTGCACTTTTCGGTCAGCATGCCATTGGCCACTATCAGGTTACCTTTCAAGACCCAGACAGGGGAAATCGTGATATTCAAACCGAGATATACTATCCTGCTACCACTGCCGGAGATAACACTCCTGCAGCGAGTGGGCAGTTTCCAGTTATTGTTTTTGGACATGGCTTTGTGATGGCTTGGGATGCATACGAAAATCTTTGGACTGAATTTGTTCCTAGAGGCTATATTATGGTCTTTCCCAGAACTGAAGGAAATGCGTTTAGTACAGACCATCAGGAATTTGGATGGGACCTCCAATTCTTAGTTACTGAATTACAAAATGAAGGTATGAACTCATCCTCTCCAATAAACGGTGTTGTTCACCCCAACACGGCCTTAATGGGTCATTCGATGGGAGGGGGCGCTTCTTTTCTAGCAGCAGACTCACTTTGCACTAACGGTAATACCAACCTTAAAACACTAGTAGGACTTGCACCTGCTGAATCCACCACCAACGGAGTTTCATCTATACTATCAGCAAGAGAGGTTACGGTGCCTAGTGTAATTCTTTCTGGAAGTTCGGATGGAGTTACGCCTCCTACCGATCATCACATTCCAATGTATGATAGCTTAGCCTCTGATTGTAAAACATTTGTTTCCATTACTGGAGGTGCTCATTGTTACTTCGCAAATTCAAACTTCAATTGTGATTTTGGTGAAGCTACGTCATCTTCAGGAATTTCTATTTCACGTGCAGATCAGCATAGTGTCACATTTGATTTTGTAAACAATTGGCTGGACTACACACTAAAGGATGATTGCGCAGCATTTCAAGCATTTCAAGATTCCGTTCAAATGTCTCCGAGAATTACATCCAATCAGAGTTGTATAACAAACCCAACTAGTTCTATTTCGGAAGCTAATGGAGTGTTAACTTCAAGTGTTTCAGGTTTAAGTTATCAGTGGTATTTAGACGGGAGTGTAATAAGTGGTGCGAACAGCATTTCTTACACCCCTTCTACTGCTGGTGATTATACGGTAGAAGTGACCTTTGCCGATGGTTGTCCTACAACGTCAGCACCATATACCTTCACACCAAGTAGCTCAGGCATACAAGAAAACCAGCATAAACTGAGCTTTTATCCGAATCCAACAAAAGGTCTTATTCAAATTGGAGAAACGTTAGAAAAGGTTAAAATCTATAATGCTCAGGGCATGCACATCACAACAATATACAATTCCAACCAATTGGATTTCTCTGATTACCCTGCTGGCATATACCTTATTCTTGTTGAAGATATGTATTATAAGGTCATCAAAGAGTAA
- the kdsB gene encoding 3-deoxy-manno-octulosonate cytidylyltransferase, with amino-acid sequence MNILGVIPARWGSERLEGKPLVDICGKTMIQRVYEQASKVLEHLVVATDDNRIFENVKSFGGNVVMTSSHHNTGTNRCLEAYEILQKDSDIKFDFVINVQGDEPLLEPGQIKSLIKCFDDPETELATLVMPVNHEADLFNESEVFVVFDKNKKALYFSRSVIPHVRGVHKTQWLKHHTYFKHLGMYGFKVESLQKFAHLEQTKLELIESLEQNRWLENGGVIKIEISQHDTIPVDTIDDLEKVRRIVKQLENK; translated from the coding sequence ATGAACATTCTAGGTGTTATTCCTGCCAGATGGGGCTCAGAAAGATTGGAAGGCAAGCCTTTAGTTGATATATGCGGAAAAACAATGATTCAACGGGTGTATGAGCAAGCTTCTAAAGTCTTAGAGCATCTTGTGGTTGCCACTGATGACAATCGTATTTTTGAAAACGTTAAGTCTTTTGGTGGTAATGTAGTTATGACCTCAAGTCATCATAATACAGGTACGAACCGTTGTCTAGAAGCGTACGAAATCCTTCAAAAAGACAGTGACATTAAGTTTGACTTCGTGATTAATGTTCAGGGTGACGAGCCTTTACTTGAACCGGGACAAATCAAAAGTCTAATCAAGTGCTTTGATGATCCTGAAACTGAATTAGCAACGCTAGTAATGCCTGTAAACCATGAAGCAGATCTCTTTAACGAAAGTGAAGTTTTTGTAGTTTTTGACAAAAATAAAAAGGCACTATACTTTAGTCGATCTGTAATCCCGCATGTGAGAGGTGTACACAAAACCCAGTGGTTGAAACACCACACGTACTTCAAACATCTGGGTATGTATGGATTCAAAGTGGAATCATTGCAAAAGTTTGCCCACCTGGAGCAAACCAAATTGGAACTCATTGAATCACTAGAACAGAATAGATGGCTAGAAAACGGTGGCGTTATCAAAATTGAGATCTCTCAACACGACACCATCCCTGTAGATACGATAGATGATCTGGAAAAAGTGAGACGTATTGTTAAACAGTTAGAAAACAAGTAA
- a CDS encoding aminotransferase class V-fold PLP-dependent enzyme, producing MEQYFNKFREGIIGIDQEMEGIGGKKMPILYADWTASGRNYLPIEKRFQEILMPFVANTHTETSTTGTAMTYAYHEAQKLIKKHVNASKDDVIICAGSGMTAMINKFQRILELKGSVQFDNPNDKPVVFITHMEHHSNQTSWLETCVETVIIPPNEVGLVDLDAFKQLIEKYKSRKTKIASVTACSNVTGIQTPYHEIAKLIHDAGGYCFVDFACSAPYVNIDMHPEEEGAHLDAIMFSPHKFLGGPGSSGVLIFNNQLYNRSVPDHPGGGTVDWTNPWGVHKYIDDIEAREDGGTPGFLQTMKTAMSITLKEEMGVENMLKREEELLEILFDKLESQDNIHILAGQHKDRLGVVSFYIDDLHYNVGVRLLNDHYGIQSRGGCSCAGTYGHYLLNVDQERSDRIVEQIKAGNFSEKIGWIRVSIHPTLTNEEVEYIGNCIIELAKNHRSMQSGYDSKASCGSIEHDQEDLDKAVKAKMLNALTSPFTK from the coding sequence ATGGAACAGTATTTCAATAAATTCAGAGAAGGTATTATTGGTATTGACCAGGAGATGGAAGGTATTGGAGGCAAGAAGATGCCTATTTTATATGCAGATTGGACAGCTAGTGGACGTAACTACCTACCTATTGAAAAGCGATTTCAGGAGATACTTATGCCGTTTGTGGCAAACACACATACCGAAACGAGTACAACGGGTACTGCAATGACGTACGCATATCATGAAGCACAAAAACTCATTAAAAAGCATGTCAATGCGTCTAAAGATGATGTTATCATTTGTGCTGGTTCTGGAATGACAGCCATGATTAATAAGTTTCAGCGTATTCTAGAACTGAAAGGAAGCGTACAATTCGACAACCCGAATGATAAACCCGTTGTTTTCATCACGCACATGGAGCATCACTCGAATCAAACCAGTTGGCTAGAGACTTGTGTAGAAACGGTTATTATCCCTCCCAATGAAGTAGGTTTGGTTGATTTAGATGCCTTTAAGCAGCTTATTGAAAAATATAAATCCCGCAAGACAAAGATCGCCTCGGTCACTGCATGCTCTAATGTAACTGGTATTCAAACACCTTACCACGAGATCGCAAAACTTATTCATGATGCTGGAGGATACTGTTTTGTAGACTTTGCTTGTTCGGCTCCATACGTAAATATCGATATGCACCCTGAAGAGGAGGGCGCGCATCTAGATGCTATTATGTTCTCTCCGCACAAGTTCTTAGGCGGCCCAGGATCTTCAGGTGTATTAATTTTTAATAATCAACTCTACAACCGATCGGTTCCTGATCACCCGGGTGGCGGAACGGTTGACTGGACAAATCCGTGGGGAGTTCATAAATATATTGATGATATTGAGGCTCGAGAAGATGGTGGTACTCCAGGGTTTTTACAAACCATGAAAACTGCCATGAGCATTACCTTAAAGGAAGAAATGGGCGTTGAAAATATGTTGAAGAGAGAAGAAGAATTGCTTGAAATCCTTTTCGATAAACTTGAATCACAAGACAACATTCATATTCTGGCTGGTCAGCATAAAGACAGACTGGGAGTGGTTTCTTTCTACATTGATGACCTTCATTATAACGTTGGTGTGAGACTACTGAACGATCATTACGGCATTCAAAGTCGCGGAGGATGTTCTTGTGCTGGAACTTATGGTCATTATTTACTCAACGTTGATCAAGAGCGATCAGATAGAATTGTCGAACAGATCAAAGCAGGAAATTTCTCTGAGAAAATTGGCTGGATCAGAGTGTCTATTCACCCTACCTTAACGAATGAAGAGGTCGAATACATCGGTAATTGCATTATTGAATTAGCTAAAAACCACAGGTCCATGCAGTCAGGATATGATTCAAAGGCTAGCTGCGGAAGTATTGAACACGATCAGGAAGATCTTGATAAAGCCGTAAAAGCAAAAATGTTAAATGCGCTAACATCCCCATTTACAAAATGA
- a CDS encoding SRPBCC family protein, whose amino-acid sequence MPKIEIITTINASLQRVFDLSRDIDLHQISMTKSKELAVGGRTSGLIEKGETVQWEGKHFGCYLTHTSLITEMNPPYYFVDEMTEGYFKYYRHDHYFTFKNEQCEMMDLINYEAPFGFLGKLFDAVLLNTHLTHLITQRNKVIKRKAENNEL is encoded by the coding sequence ATGCCTAAAATTGAAATTATAACAACTATAAACGCTTCTCTCCAGCGTGTTTTTGATCTGTCTAGAGATATTGATCTACACCAAATTTCAATGACAAAATCTAAAGAACTTGCGGTTGGAGGAAGAACTTCTGGTCTTATCGAAAAAGGCGAAACTGTTCAATGGGAGGGAAAACATTTCGGTTGCTACCTCACTCATACCTCATTAATAACTGAGATGAATCCACCTTATTATTTTGTGGATGAAATGACCGAAGGATACTTTAAATACTACCGTCATGATCACTACTTCACCTTCAAAAATGAACAGTGTGAAATGATGGACCTGATCAATTATGAAGCGCCATTCGGCTTTTTGGGAAAACTATTTGATGCCGTGCTATTAAATACTCACCTGACCCATCTCATAACCCAAAGAAACAAAGTAATCAAACGAAAAGCAGAAAACAATGAGCTATAA
- the murI gene encoding glutamate racemase: MTKDGAPIGVFDSGYGGLTVLKELQKKLPKYDFIYIGDNARTPYGTRSFETVYQYTLQAVKTFFDLGCELVIIACNTASAKALRSIQQNDLPSIAPNKRVLGVIRPSTEAIGEITKTKHVGVFATPGTVQSESYVIEIKKFHPEIEVKQEACPLWVPLIENDQFDNEGGRYFIKYHIDHLLSQDEEIDTVILGCTHYPILKPLIEEFIPTNVNVLSQGSIVANSLENYLERHPEIEKMCSKNGKSQYFTTEDPRDFSSKATLFLGYEIQANKIILSN; the protein is encoded by the coding sequence ATGACAAAAGATGGTGCACCCATAGGTGTTTTTGATTCTGGATATGGTGGGTTAACCGTATTAAAGGAACTACAAAAAAAACTTCCAAAGTATGACTTCATCTACATTGGAGACAACGCTCGAACACCTTACGGAACTAGGTCTTTTGAAACCGTCTACCAATATACCTTACAAGCCGTAAAAACATTTTTTGACCTCGGATGTGAACTGGTTATTATTGCTTGTAATACCGCATCTGCCAAAGCACTGAGAAGTATTCAGCAAAATGACCTTCCCAGCATTGCTCCCAATAAGCGAGTATTGGGTGTGATTCGGCCGAGCACTGAAGCTATTGGTGAAATAACAAAAACCAAGCATGTAGGAGTTTTCGCTACACCAGGAACCGTACAATCGGAATCTTATGTTATAGAGATCAAAAAATTTCACCCAGAGATCGAAGTAAAGCAAGAAGCCTGTCCCTTATGGGTTCCGTTGATAGAAAATGATCAATTCGACAATGAAGGTGGACGGTATTTTATCAAGTACCACATCGACCATCTTTTGTCGCAAGACGAAGAGATTGATACAGTCATTCTAGGTTGTACGCATTATCCTATCCTTAAACCACTAATTGAAGAATTCATCCCAACAAATGTCAATGTCTTGAGTCAGGGAAGCATTGTGGCCAATTCTCTAGAGAATTACCTGGAGCGTCATCCAGAAATTGAAAAGATGTGCAGTAAAAATGGTAAATCTCAATACTTTACGACTGAAGACCCTCGTGACTTCTCATCGAAAGCCACTCTTTTTCTAGGCTACGAAATTCAAGCGAATAAGATTATTCTATCCAATTAA
- a CDS encoding GbsR/MarR family transcriptional regulator, translating into MKLSDAKLKFITSWGNFGSQWGINKTMAQIHGLLLVSDDLLSADDIMDQLMISRGNANMNIRSLMDWGLVYKENQLGERREFFRAEKDIWVVAKRVVKYRHEKELVPMLRLLAELNGTKIDEGKTEEITSFQHTVEEIDRFAQQADKMLSRMESASENWFWKSLMKIFLK; encoded by the coding sequence ATGAAATTATCAGATGCGAAATTAAAGTTCATCACCTCATGGGGCAATTTTGGTTCTCAGTGGGGCATCAACAAAACGATGGCACAGATCCATGGATTATTGTTGGTTTCTGATGATTTATTGAGCGCAGACGATATTATGGATCAACTTATGATCTCAAGGGGAAATGCGAACATGAACATTCGTAGTTTAATGGATTGGGGATTGGTGTATAAAGAAAATCAACTTGGTGAACGAAGAGAATTCTTTAGAGCAGAGAAAGACATTTGGGTAGTTGCCAAACGTGTGGTAAAATATCGTCACGAGAAAGAACTCGTTCCCATGTTGAGGTTACTAGCTGAATTGAACGGAACCAAAATAGACGAGGGTAAAACGGAAGAAATCACCTCCTTTCAACATACCGTTGAGGAGATTGATCGTTTTGCTCAACAAGCTGACAAAATGCTCTCAAGGATGGAGTCTGCAAGTGAAAATTGGTTTTGGAAATCGTTAATGAAGATTTTTTTGAAGTAA